Proteins encoded together in one Bacillota bacterium window:
- a CDS encoding DUF5693 family protein: MFHRMGWLLVAVGTIVSLLAFVARWRAEVLNKRVAIALDGEQLMQVSADIGTGLSQILQQMKKAGATAVALNEQTVEDLFRSGQLSWELYPKFPSPIVRAASAEVVERLRRSAGALQTTPSLWRTVYTPSRKKLLDTLRASKGVLVYAYTDTGGAVGFSVPVSPSNFAQIRLGIDPMLAKQVSAAGLFVIARVSNSPACTPLRIQRSLAEVRRAGAKAVIFSGDEVLGFRALLPLTAQTMRQHGLLYGSVEFGKQKGDERLTRLMLDRVVRVHSVTAAEMATLSPADLLERFTRAVRERNIRLCYVRLPSSIEEQPLQGMARFLAQLRLSLQQAGYRVGEPRPFTDPKVPAWIWWLSGGSALTAGVLLLERLFGRQHSAWLAVAAFAAGLVLAYAGGETGRKACALAAAVAFPSLGFVLVDVFKRGRLPVSHALATFAWLTLFSLVGGLHVVALLASLPFMVKANQFAGIKPAHLLPVLVVGWAYALDTVNATSFADARERIRRRWRQITGYPVTVGLVVAVLLALGLLALVLMRTGNEPGIGVSAIEMKMRETLERYLLARPRTKEFLVGHPALVLALAMSAAGIGRRAWIPLLLVGVIGQASVVNTLCHIHTPLALSLPRILLGWLLGAIIGTLAFVAIRWWTKRVQA, from the coding sequence ATGTTTCATCGGATGGGCTGGCTGCTGGTTGCAGTGGGAACTATTGTCTCGTTGCTGGCGTTTGTGGCGCGCTGGCGAGCAGAGGTATTGAACAAGCGTGTCGCAATCGCGCTGGATGGAGAACAGTTGATGCAGGTCAGCGCGGACATCGGTACAGGTTTATCGCAAATTCTGCAACAGATGAAAAAAGCGGGGGCAACGGCGGTTGCACTCAATGAACAAACAGTGGAAGACCTTTTCCGCTCTGGTCAATTGAGCTGGGAGCTGTATCCGAAGTTTCCTTCACCCATCGTGCGCGCGGCATCGGCGGAGGTAGTGGAACGGCTGCGACGTTCTGCAGGAGCCCTCCAGACGACACCCTCCCTGTGGCGGACGGTATACACCCCTTCGCGCAAAAAACTGCTGGACACCCTCCGGGCAAGCAAAGGTGTGCTGGTCTACGCATATACCGATACAGGTGGTGCGGTCGGGTTCTCTGTACCGGTTTCTCCGTCCAACTTTGCACAAATACGTTTGGGGATAGACCCGATGCTGGCTAAGCAGGTCTCGGCGGCAGGGCTGTTCGTCATAGCACGGGTGAGCAACAGCCCGGCCTGTACCCCCTTGCGCATTCAACGGTCGCTGGCGGAGGTCAGGCGAGCAGGCGCAAAGGCGGTGATTTTCAGTGGGGACGAGGTGCTGGGTTTCCGTGCGTTGTTGCCACTGACAGCGCAAACGATGCGGCAACATGGCCTTTTATACGGTTCCGTAGAGTTTGGCAAGCAAAAGGGCGATGAGCGACTGACTCGCTTAATGTTAGACCGCGTGGTGCGGGTGCACAGCGTCACCGCCGCCGAGATGGCCACCCTCAGCCCCGCCGACTTGCTGGAACGCTTTACCCGTGCCGTGCGGGAACGCAACATCCGTCTGTGCTACGTGCGCCTGCCCAGCAGCATCGAGGAGCAGCCTCTGCAGGGGATGGCGAGGTTCCTGGCGCAGCTGCGCCTTTCCCTGCAACAGGCAGGTTACCGTGTCGGCGAACCCCGCCCCTTTACCGACCCGAAGGTACCCGCCTGGATATGGTGGCTAAGCGGTGGCTCTGCTCTGACGGCAGGGGTGCTATTGCTGGAGAGGCTGTTTGGGCGGCAACACTCGGCGTGGCTGGCTGTGGCGGCTTTCGCCGCCGGGCTGGTACTGGCTTATGCTGGTGGGGAGACAGGACGTAAAGCCTGTGCCCTTGCGGCGGCTGTAGCCTTTCCTTCACTGGGCTTTGTGCTGGTGGATGTGTTCAAGCGCGGTCGCTTGCCTGTCTCGCACGCGCTCGCTACGTTCGCCTGGTTGACGCTTTTCAGCCTGGTAGGCGGTCTGCACGTGGTGGCTTTACTGGCTTCTCTGCCTTTCATGGTGAAAGCGAACCAGTTCGCAGGCATCAAGCCGGCACACCTGCTGCCGGTGCTGGTGGTGGGCTGGGCGTATGCGCTGGACACAGTGAATGCCACTTCTTTTGCGGATGCCCGTGAGCGCATCCGGCGGCGATGGAGACAAATCACGGGCTATCCGGTCACGGTGGGACTGGTGGTAGCGGTGCTGCTGGCTCTGGGATTGCTGGCGCTGGTGCTGATGCGCACGGGCAACGAGCCGGGCATTGGCGTTTCTGCTATCGAGATGAAGATGCGCGAGACGTTAGAGCGATACCTGCTGGCGCGCCCCCGCACCAAAGAGTTTCTGGTGGGCCATCCTGCGCTGGTGCTGGCGTTGGCGATGTCGGCGGCAGGCATCGGGCGGAGGGCGTGGATTCCGCTCCTGCTGGTCGGGGTTATCGGGCAGGCATCGGTGGTCAACACCCTGTGCCACATCCATACGCCGCTGGCTCTTTCTCTGCCGCGTATCTTGCTGGGATGGCTGCTGGGTGCTATAATAGGAACGCTGGCGTTCGTGGCAATACGCTGGTGGACGAAGCGGGTGCAAGCATGA
- the csaB gene encoding polysaccharide pyruvyl transferase CsaB: MSRQGILACGYYGFANLGDEAVLAGLVHGLRQAGYTDSVTVMSADPAHTRREHGMEAIPRTSLREVWRTMRSSLLFVLGGGSLIQDVTSARSVVYYLGMHTLARRARCRIAWVGQGIGPLRRGWARQWTARAARQADAVVVRDPASAQLLQAMGISQVQVGADLSFLLPEADTENGWKLLQRFGVEKNDVVIAMVPRRWAGGQVAVASLFQSLGRFAVKQCQARAVLLPMQVSRDGELIQEIASAVPEAIAMVEPLSVREVRDVLACCRAVVGVRLHALMLAAASGVPALAISYDPKVRAFWEPVEPKHVVEVADVNEHVLQQRLAEVWEQQHTLRERVTAYASRQRELARRNIDALLGLAS; this comes from the coding sequence ATGAGCCGGCAGGGCATCCTCGCCTGCGGATACTACGGTTTCGCGAACCTGGGGGACGAAGCCGTTCTGGCAGGACTGGTGCATGGCTTGAGACAGGCGGGGTACACGGATTCGGTCACCGTGATGAGCGCGGACCCGGCACACACCCGGCGTGAACACGGGATGGAAGCTATCCCCCGAACCAGCCTGCGGGAGGTCTGGCGCACGATGCGCAGTTCCCTGCTATTCGTGCTGGGCGGTGGAAGCCTGATTCAGGATGTCACCAGCGCGCGTTCCGTCGTCTATTATCTGGGGATGCATACGCTGGCGCGGCGTGCCAGGTGTCGCATCGCGTGGGTTGGACAGGGTATCGGTCCCCTGCGACGGGGCTGGGCGCGACAGTGGACGGCTCGTGCAGCGCGACAGGCAGATGCTGTGGTGGTGCGCGACCCCGCCTCGGCGCAACTGCTGCAGGCGATGGGGATATCGCAGGTACAGGTGGGGGCAGACCTCTCTTTCCTGCTGCCCGAAGCCGATACAGAAAATGGGTGGAAGCTTTTGCAACGATTTGGCGTCGAAAAGAATGATGTAGTGATAGCGATGGTGCCGCGCCGGTGGGCAGGTGGACAGGTAGCGGTGGCGTCTCTGTTTCAATCGCTTGGCCGATTTGCCGTTAAGCAATGCCAGGCGCGAGCGGTGCTTTTGCCGATGCAGGTATCGCGCGACGGGGAGTTGATACAGGAGATAGCCTCGGCTGTGCCAGAAGCGATAGCAATGGTCGAGCCGCTTTCGGTGCGCGAGGTCAGGGATGTGCTGGCGTGTTGTCGGGCGGTGGTTGGGGTGCGGTTGCACGCGCTGATGCTGGCGGCGGCGTCGGGCGTGCCCGCCCTGGCTATCAGTTACGACCCCAAGGTGCGCGCTTTTTGGGAGCCTGTGGAGCCCAAGCATGTGGTGGAAGTAGCCGATGTGAATGAACACGTTTTGCAACAACGCCTTGCCGAAGTATGGGAGCAGCAGCACACTTTACGCGAACGAGTGACAGCGTATGCCTCCCGGCAGCGCGAACTGGCACGGCGCAACATCGATGCACTGCTGGGGCTGGCGTCGTGA